One Caretta caretta isolate rCarCar2 chromosome 6, rCarCar1.hap1, whole genome shotgun sequence genomic region harbors:
- the LOC125637778 gene encoding inactive serine/threonine-protein kinase TEX14 isoform X1, translating into MPKPPVLPPCCPTSLGSVPEPGSLAGQLHLHATEGRLRKAKKLLKRGVDVDGQNTAGQTGLFVAALLGHTVVARLFLRFRADPNHRCYDGSTPVHAAAFSCQRLLFAQVLEAGGDLRLHDQQGRTPQDWAEQAGSDQNAEVLAFIQQCRARMVGLTQHGEQGATQTLSSRVGGSPRSLRSSFSSLSSLLSASFWFLDSSGTGWSGRGPVVGFGQLCPSGPLRPSFASVTPIADPDELLRAQAEPDRSYENGPYTLMSNCLWKGQFVTVRGLKPEPPGSRPHGPMDLLVAEQQHCSRLHHPQLLLLLAVSPSLDLREVRLVFERVEMGSLYWALHQEAPCPPAPPSCLAALRLLLQLCEALLFLHGQGYVHRALTSHAVQLVRPGLAKLGSLEYMQPRAETGPRDPAPPPDLYNWLPPEVIRDRPASTTSDLYSFCAVTQEIFTGAVPWYGAEGAAVRQWVQAGRALAPDACVPPPCYEVVRAGLAFRERERCGSLPDIRYVLRKALQKATGRPGGPLSLSPRRLCVWAGEAWTPLECLPAAPAEPLYYEVGDGSPERAAADGNTDRWAEPGRGSPVPGLQGKKQPTPHVSQAREASDSSLEVDSSSQEESRGWESGSPGSSTTEPARSPALPCVSSLQASACLLDQAQASLETLERRFASGIQALQDFVSLQGALPARPCCGRRGAGQAGAPQACCSLGALQGSGRPPMAPAGELSGASVGPEGRPLQTLIDFSAWVRMQEQQQAGPAAGDHRRAEGHGRCQGQAAGGQGAEQVGTLPLSPSKGTFPLPCHPPLTPAPPSRAARQKRTAWPHAAAESGTVPLHQDSWGAGGRGLGPPSKR; encoded by the exons ATGCCGAAGCCCCCTGTGCTTCCGCCATGCtgccccaccagcctgggctctgtCCCCGAGCCGGGCTCCCTGGCGGGGCAGTTACACCTGCACGCGACTGAGGGCAGGCTCAGGAAGGCCAAGAAGCTGCTGAAGAGAG GGGTGGACGTGGATGGCCAAAACACAGCTGGACAGACAGGCCTCTTCGTTGCCGCACTGCTGGGACACACTGTGGTCGCCCGGCTCTTCCTCCGGTTCAGAGCAGATCCCAACCA CCGGTGTTATGATGGCAGCACCCCCGTCCATGCTGCCGCCTTCTCCTGCCAGCGGCTCCTCTTCGCCCAAGTCCTGGAGGCGGGAGGTGACCTGAGACTCCATGATCAGCAGGGCAGGACCCCCCAGGACTGGGCCGAACAAGCTGGGAGTGACCAGAATGCCGAG GTGCTGGCATTCATTCAGCAGTGCCGTGCCCGAATGGTGGGGCTGACTCAGCACGGGGAGCAGGGAGCCACGCAGACGCTTTCCAGCAGAGTAGGGGGCTCGCCACGCAGCCTGcgttcctccttctcctccttgtcCTCGCTGCTCTCTGCCTCCTTCTG GTTTCTGGACAGCTCTGGGACAGGTTGGAGCGGCAGGGGACCTGTGGTGGGGTTTGGCCAG CTGTGCCCCAGTGGCCCCCTGCGCCCCAGTTTTGCCTCTGTCACCCCCATCGCAGACCCGGACGAGCTGCTGCGGGCCCAGGCCGAGCCAGACCGGAGCTATGAGAATGGGCCCTACACGCTCATGAGCAA CTGCCTGTGGAAGGGACAGTTCGTCACTGTGCGAGGGCTGAAACCAGAGCCCCCCGGCAGCAGGCCCcacggccccatggacttgctGGTGGCAGAGCAACAGCACTGCAG CCGTCTGCAccacccccagctgctgctgctcctggctgtgAGCCCTTCCCTGGACTTGCGTGAGGTGCGTCTGGTGTTCGAGAGGGTGGAGATGGGCTCCCTCTACTGGGCCCTGCACCAAGAG GcaccctgcccccctgcacccccctcctgcctggctgCCTTGcgcctgctgctgcagctgtgtgaGGCGCTGCTGTTCCTGCATGGGCAGGGGTATGTGCATCGTGCTCTCACCTCTCACGCCGTCCAGCTGGTGCGCCCCGGCCTGGCCAAACTCGGCAGCCTGGAGTACATGCAGCCACG GGCTGAGACTGGGCCTCGGGACCCCGCACCACCCCCCGATCTCTATAACTGGCTGCCCCCAGAGGTGATCCGTGACCGCCCAGCCTCCACGACCTCCGACCTATACAGTTTCTGTGCCGTCACCCAGGAGATCTTCACAG GTGCCGTGCCCTGGTACGGGGCGGAGGGTGCGGCTGTGCGGCAGTGGGTGCAGGCAGGGCGGGCTCTGGCCCCTGATGCCTGTGTGCCCCCACCCTGCTATGAGGTGGTGAGGGCTGGACTGGCCTTCCGGGAGCGGGAACGCTGTGGCTCGCTGCCTGACATTCGCTACGTCCTGCGCAAGGCCCTGCAG AAGGCCACAGGGCGGCCAGGCGGCCCACTGTCCCTGTCTCCCAGGAGGCTGTGCGTATGGGCAGGAGAGGCTTGGACCCCCCTGgagtgcctccctgcagcccctgcag AACCACTCTACTATGAGGTAGGGGATGGCAGCCCAGAGCGGGCAGCAGCCGATGGCAACACAGACCGATGGGCTGAG cCGGGCAGGGGCAGCCCAGTGCCCGGGCTGCAGGGCAAGAAGCAGCCCACCCCCCATGTGAGCCAGGCCAGGGAAGCCTCAGACAGCAGCTTGGAGGtggacagcagcagccaggaggagtCAAGGGGCTGGGAGAGtggcagcccaggctccagcaccaCG GAGCCGGCCcggtccccagccctgccctgtgtgAGTAGCCTCCAGGCCTCGGCCTGCCTGCTCGATCAAGCCCAAGCTTCGCTGGAAACCCTGGAGCGCCGCTTTGCCTCTGGCATCCAGGCCCTGCAGGACTTCGTCAGCCTCCAGGGGGCGCTCCCGGCCCGGCCCTGCTGCGGCAGGCGTGGGGCTGGCCAAGCAGGGGCCCCACAGGCATGCTGCAGCCTGGGGGCCCTGCAAGGGTCTGGCCGGCCACCCATGGCCCCAGCAG GTGAGCTCAGCGGGGCCAGTGTGGGGCCCGAGGGTCGTCCCCTGCAGACCCTCATCGATTTCTCTGCCTGGGTACGaatgcaggagcagcagcag GctggacctgctgcaggagatcaTCGACGAGCTGAAGGGCACGGGAGATGCCAGGGCCAGGCGGCcggcgggcagggagcagagcaggtAGGGACACTGCCCCTCTCACCCAGCAAGGGgaccttccccctgccctgccaccctCCACTAACCCCAGCTCCCCCGTCTAGGGCAGCACGGCAGAAGAGGACGGCTTGGCCCCACGCAGCAGCTGAGAGTGGCACCGTGCCCCTGCACCAGgacagctggggtgcaggaggaagggggCTTGGGCCTCCCTCTAAGAGATAG
- the LOC125637778 gene encoding inactive serine/threonine-protein kinase TEX14 isoform X3, which yields MPKPPVLPPCCPTSLGSVPEPGSLAGQLHLHATEGRLRKAKKLLKRGVDVDGQNTAGQTGLFVAALLGHTVVARLFLRFRADPNHRCYDGSTPVHAAAFSCQRLLFAQVLEAGGDLRLHDQQGRTPQDWAEQAGSDQNAEVLAFIQQCRARMVGLTQHGEQGATQTLSSRVGGSPRSLRSSFSSLSSLLSASFWFLDSSGTGWSGRGPVVGFGQLCPSGPLRPSFASVTPIADPDELLRAQAEPDRSYENGPYTLMSNRLHHPQLLLLLAVSPSLDLREVRLVFERVEMGSLYWALHQEAPCPPAPPSCLAALRLLLQLCEALLFLHGQGYVHRALTSHAVQLVRPGLAKLGSLEYMQPRAETGPRDPAPPPDLYNWLPPEVIRDRPASTTSDLYSFCAVTQEIFTGAVPWYGAEGAAVRQWVQAGRALAPDACVPPPCYEVVRAGLAFRERERCGSLPDIRYVLRKALQKATGRPGGPLSLSPRRLCVWAGEAWTPLECLPAAPAEPLYYEVGDGSPERAAADGNTDRWAEPGRGSPVPGLQGKKQPTPHVSQAREASDSSLEVDSSSQEESRGWESGSPGSSTTEPARSPALPCVSSLQASACLLDQAQASLETLERRFASGIQALQDFVSLQGALPARPCCGRRGAGQAGAPQACCSLGALQGSGRPPMAPAGELSGASVGPEGRPLQTLIDFSAWVRMQEQQQAGPAAGDHRRAEGHGRCQGQAAGGQGAEQVGTLPLSPSKGTFPLPCHPPLTPAPPSRAARQKRTAWPHAAAESGTVPLHQDSWGAGGRGLGPPSKR from the exons ATGCCGAAGCCCCCTGTGCTTCCGCCATGCtgccccaccagcctgggctctgtCCCCGAGCCGGGCTCCCTGGCGGGGCAGTTACACCTGCACGCGACTGAGGGCAGGCTCAGGAAGGCCAAGAAGCTGCTGAAGAGAG GGGTGGACGTGGATGGCCAAAACACAGCTGGACAGACAGGCCTCTTCGTTGCCGCACTGCTGGGACACACTGTGGTCGCCCGGCTCTTCCTCCGGTTCAGAGCAGATCCCAACCA CCGGTGTTATGATGGCAGCACCCCCGTCCATGCTGCCGCCTTCTCCTGCCAGCGGCTCCTCTTCGCCCAAGTCCTGGAGGCGGGAGGTGACCTGAGACTCCATGATCAGCAGGGCAGGACCCCCCAGGACTGGGCCGAACAAGCTGGGAGTGACCAGAATGCCGAG GTGCTGGCATTCATTCAGCAGTGCCGTGCCCGAATGGTGGGGCTGACTCAGCACGGGGAGCAGGGAGCCACGCAGACGCTTTCCAGCAGAGTAGGGGGCTCGCCACGCAGCCTGcgttcctccttctcctccttgtcCTCGCTGCTCTCTGCCTCCTTCTG GTTTCTGGACAGCTCTGGGACAGGTTGGAGCGGCAGGGGACCTGTGGTGGGGTTTGGCCAG CTGTGCCCCAGTGGCCCCCTGCGCCCCAGTTTTGCCTCTGTCACCCCCATCGCAGACCCGGACGAGCTGCTGCGGGCCCAGGCCGAGCCAGACCGGAGCTATGAGAATGGGCCCTACACGCTCATGAGCAA CCGTCTGCAccacccccagctgctgctgctcctggctgtgAGCCCTTCCCTGGACTTGCGTGAGGTGCGTCTGGTGTTCGAGAGGGTGGAGATGGGCTCCCTCTACTGGGCCCTGCACCAAGAG GcaccctgcccccctgcacccccctcctgcctggctgCCTTGcgcctgctgctgcagctgtgtgaGGCGCTGCTGTTCCTGCATGGGCAGGGGTATGTGCATCGTGCTCTCACCTCTCACGCCGTCCAGCTGGTGCGCCCCGGCCTGGCCAAACTCGGCAGCCTGGAGTACATGCAGCCACG GGCTGAGACTGGGCCTCGGGACCCCGCACCACCCCCCGATCTCTATAACTGGCTGCCCCCAGAGGTGATCCGTGACCGCCCAGCCTCCACGACCTCCGACCTATACAGTTTCTGTGCCGTCACCCAGGAGATCTTCACAG GTGCCGTGCCCTGGTACGGGGCGGAGGGTGCGGCTGTGCGGCAGTGGGTGCAGGCAGGGCGGGCTCTGGCCCCTGATGCCTGTGTGCCCCCACCCTGCTATGAGGTGGTGAGGGCTGGACTGGCCTTCCGGGAGCGGGAACGCTGTGGCTCGCTGCCTGACATTCGCTACGTCCTGCGCAAGGCCCTGCAG AAGGCCACAGGGCGGCCAGGCGGCCCACTGTCCCTGTCTCCCAGGAGGCTGTGCGTATGGGCAGGAGAGGCTTGGACCCCCCTGgagtgcctccctgcagcccctgcag AACCACTCTACTATGAGGTAGGGGATGGCAGCCCAGAGCGGGCAGCAGCCGATGGCAACACAGACCGATGGGCTGAG cCGGGCAGGGGCAGCCCAGTGCCCGGGCTGCAGGGCAAGAAGCAGCCCACCCCCCATGTGAGCCAGGCCAGGGAAGCCTCAGACAGCAGCTTGGAGGtggacagcagcagccaggaggagtCAAGGGGCTGGGAGAGtggcagcccaggctccagcaccaCG GAGCCGGCCcggtccccagccctgccctgtgtgAGTAGCCTCCAGGCCTCGGCCTGCCTGCTCGATCAAGCCCAAGCTTCGCTGGAAACCCTGGAGCGCCGCTTTGCCTCTGGCATCCAGGCCCTGCAGGACTTCGTCAGCCTCCAGGGGGCGCTCCCGGCCCGGCCCTGCTGCGGCAGGCGTGGGGCTGGCCAAGCAGGGGCCCCACAGGCATGCTGCAGCCTGGGGGCCCTGCAAGGGTCTGGCCGGCCACCCATGGCCCCAGCAG GTGAGCTCAGCGGGGCCAGTGTGGGGCCCGAGGGTCGTCCCCTGCAGACCCTCATCGATTTCTCTGCCTGGGTACGaatgcaggagcagcagcag GctggacctgctgcaggagatcaTCGACGAGCTGAAGGGCACGGGAGATGCCAGGGCCAGGCGGCcggcgggcagggagcagagcaggtAGGGACACTGCCCCTCTCACCCAGCAAGGGgaccttccccctgccctgccaccctCCACTAACCCCAGCTCCCCCGTCTAGGGCAGCACGGCAGAAGAGGACGGCTTGGCCCCACGCAGCAGCTGAGAGTGGCACCGTGCCCCTGCACCAGgacagctggggtgcaggaggaagggggCTTGGGCCTCCCTCTAAGAGATAG
- the LOC125637778 gene encoding inactive serine/threonine-protein kinase TEX14 isoform X2: protein MPKPPVLPPCCPTSLGSVPEPGSLAGQLHLHATEGRLRKAKKLLKRGVDVDGQNTAGQTGLFVAALLGHTVVARLFLRFRADPNHRCYDGSTPVHAAAFSCQRLLFAQVLEAGGDLRLHDQQGRTPQDWAEQAGSDQNAEVLAFIQQCRARMVGLTQHGEQGATQTLSSRVGGSPRSLRSSFSSLSSLLSASFWFLDSSGTGWSGRGPVVGFGQLCPSGPLRPSFASVTPIADPDELLRAQAEPDRSYENGPYTLMSNCLWKGQFVTVRGLKPEPPGSRPHGPMDLLVAEQQHCSRLHHPQLLLLLAVSPSLDLREVRLVFERVEMGSLYWALHQEAPCPPAPPSCLAALRLLLQLCEALLFLHGQGYVHRALTSHAVQLVRPGLAKLGSLEYMQPRAETGPRDPAPPPDLYNWLPPEVIRDRPASTTSDLYSFCAVTQEIFTGAVPWYGAEGAAVRQWVQAGRALAPDACVPPPCYEVVRAGLAFRERERCGSLPDIRYVLRKALQKATGRPGGPLSLSPRRLCVWAGEAWTPLECLPAAPAEPLYYEVGDGSPERAAADGNTDRWAEPGRGSPVPGLQGKKQPTPHVSQAREASDSSLEVDSSSQEESRGWESGSPGSSTTEPARSPALPCVSSLQASACLLDQAQASLETLERRFASGIQALQDFVSLQGALPARPCCGRRGAGQAGAPQACCSLGALQGSGRPPMAPAGELSGASVGPEGRPLQTLIDFSAWVRMQEQQQGLGCSKPAHEPAPDSSFGTLQSLDLLQEIIDELKGTGDARARRPAGREQSRAARQKRTAWPHAAAESGTVPLHQDSWGAGGRGLGPPSKR, encoded by the exons ATGCCGAAGCCCCCTGTGCTTCCGCCATGCtgccccaccagcctgggctctgtCCCCGAGCCGGGCTCCCTGGCGGGGCAGTTACACCTGCACGCGACTGAGGGCAGGCTCAGGAAGGCCAAGAAGCTGCTGAAGAGAG GGGTGGACGTGGATGGCCAAAACACAGCTGGACAGACAGGCCTCTTCGTTGCCGCACTGCTGGGACACACTGTGGTCGCCCGGCTCTTCCTCCGGTTCAGAGCAGATCCCAACCA CCGGTGTTATGATGGCAGCACCCCCGTCCATGCTGCCGCCTTCTCCTGCCAGCGGCTCCTCTTCGCCCAAGTCCTGGAGGCGGGAGGTGACCTGAGACTCCATGATCAGCAGGGCAGGACCCCCCAGGACTGGGCCGAACAAGCTGGGAGTGACCAGAATGCCGAG GTGCTGGCATTCATTCAGCAGTGCCGTGCCCGAATGGTGGGGCTGACTCAGCACGGGGAGCAGGGAGCCACGCAGACGCTTTCCAGCAGAGTAGGGGGCTCGCCACGCAGCCTGcgttcctccttctcctccttgtcCTCGCTGCTCTCTGCCTCCTTCTG GTTTCTGGACAGCTCTGGGACAGGTTGGAGCGGCAGGGGACCTGTGGTGGGGTTTGGCCAG CTGTGCCCCAGTGGCCCCCTGCGCCCCAGTTTTGCCTCTGTCACCCCCATCGCAGACCCGGACGAGCTGCTGCGGGCCCAGGCCGAGCCAGACCGGAGCTATGAGAATGGGCCCTACACGCTCATGAGCAA CTGCCTGTGGAAGGGACAGTTCGTCACTGTGCGAGGGCTGAAACCAGAGCCCCCCGGCAGCAGGCCCcacggccccatggacttgctGGTGGCAGAGCAACAGCACTGCAG CCGTCTGCAccacccccagctgctgctgctcctggctgtgAGCCCTTCCCTGGACTTGCGTGAGGTGCGTCTGGTGTTCGAGAGGGTGGAGATGGGCTCCCTCTACTGGGCCCTGCACCAAGAG GcaccctgcccccctgcacccccctcctgcctggctgCCTTGcgcctgctgctgcagctgtgtgaGGCGCTGCTGTTCCTGCATGGGCAGGGGTATGTGCATCGTGCTCTCACCTCTCACGCCGTCCAGCTGGTGCGCCCCGGCCTGGCCAAACTCGGCAGCCTGGAGTACATGCAGCCACG GGCTGAGACTGGGCCTCGGGACCCCGCACCACCCCCCGATCTCTATAACTGGCTGCCCCCAGAGGTGATCCGTGACCGCCCAGCCTCCACGACCTCCGACCTATACAGTTTCTGTGCCGTCACCCAGGAGATCTTCACAG GTGCCGTGCCCTGGTACGGGGCGGAGGGTGCGGCTGTGCGGCAGTGGGTGCAGGCAGGGCGGGCTCTGGCCCCTGATGCCTGTGTGCCCCCACCCTGCTATGAGGTGGTGAGGGCTGGACTGGCCTTCCGGGAGCGGGAACGCTGTGGCTCGCTGCCTGACATTCGCTACGTCCTGCGCAAGGCCCTGCAG AAGGCCACAGGGCGGCCAGGCGGCCCACTGTCCCTGTCTCCCAGGAGGCTGTGCGTATGGGCAGGAGAGGCTTGGACCCCCCTGgagtgcctccctgcagcccctgcag AACCACTCTACTATGAGGTAGGGGATGGCAGCCCAGAGCGGGCAGCAGCCGATGGCAACACAGACCGATGGGCTGAG cCGGGCAGGGGCAGCCCAGTGCCCGGGCTGCAGGGCAAGAAGCAGCCCACCCCCCATGTGAGCCAGGCCAGGGAAGCCTCAGACAGCAGCTTGGAGGtggacagcagcagccaggaggagtCAAGGGGCTGGGAGAGtggcagcccaggctccagcaccaCG GAGCCGGCCcggtccccagccctgccctgtgtgAGTAGCCTCCAGGCCTCGGCCTGCCTGCTCGATCAAGCCCAAGCTTCGCTGGAAACCCTGGAGCGCCGCTTTGCCTCTGGCATCCAGGCCCTGCAGGACTTCGTCAGCCTCCAGGGGGCGCTCCCGGCCCGGCCCTGCTGCGGCAGGCGTGGGGCTGGCCAAGCAGGGGCCCCACAGGCATGCTGCAGCCTGGGGGCCCTGCAAGGGTCTGGCCGGCCACCCATGGCCCCAGCAG GTGAGCTCAGCGGGGCCAGTGTGGGGCCCGAGGGTCGTCCCCTGCAGACCCTCATCGATTTCTCTGCCTGGGTACGaatgcaggagcagcagcag GGCCTGGGATGCTCCAAGCCAGCCCATGAACCCGCCCCGGACAGCTCCTTTGGCACCCTGCAGTC GctggacctgctgcaggagatcaTCGACGAGCTGAAGGGCACGGGAGATGCCAGGGCCAGGCGGCcggcgggcagggagcagagcag GGCAGCACGGCAGAAGAGGACGGCTTGGCCCCACGCAGCAGCTGAGAGTGGCACCGTGCCCCTGCACCAGgacagctggggtgcaggaggaagggggCTTGGGCCTCCCTCTAAGAGATAG
- the LOC125637778 gene encoding inactive serine/threonine-protein kinase TEX14 isoform X5, producing the protein MPKPPVLPPCCPTSLGSVPEPGSLAGQLHLHATEGRLRKAKKLLKRGVDVDGQNTAGQTGLFVAALLGHTVVARLFLRFRADPNHRCYDGSTPVHAAAFSCQRLLFAQVLEAGGDLRLHDQQGRTPQDWAEQAGSDQNAEVLAFIQQCRARMVGLTQHGEQGATQTLSSRVGGSPRSLRSSFSSLSSLLSASFWFLDSSGTGWSGRGPVVGFGQLCPSGPLRPSFASVTPIADPDELLRAQAEPDRSYENGPYTLMSNCLWKGQFVTVRGLKPEPPGSRPHGPMDLLVAEQQHCSRLHHPQLLLLLAVSPSLDLREVRLVFERVEMGSLYWALHQEAPCPPAPPSCLAALRLLLQLCEALLFLHGQGYVHRALTSHAVQLVRPGLAKLGSLEYMQPRAETGPRDPAPPPDLYNWLPPEVIRDRPASTTSDLYSFCAVTQEIFTGAVPWYGAEGAAVRQWVQAGRALAPDACVPPPCYEVVRAGLAFRERERCGSLPDIRYVLRKALQEPARSPALPCVSSLQASACLLDQAQASLETLERRFASGIQALQDFVSLQGALPARPCCGRRGAGQAGAPQACCSLGALQGSGRPPMAPAGELSGASVGPEGRPLQTLIDFSAWVRMQEQQQAGPAAGDHRRAEGHGRCQGQAAGGQGAEQVGTLPLSPSKGTFPLPCHPPLTPAPPSRAARQKRTAWPHAAAESGTVPLHQDSWGAGGRGLGPPSKR; encoded by the exons ATGCCGAAGCCCCCTGTGCTTCCGCCATGCtgccccaccagcctgggctctgtCCCCGAGCCGGGCTCCCTGGCGGGGCAGTTACACCTGCACGCGACTGAGGGCAGGCTCAGGAAGGCCAAGAAGCTGCTGAAGAGAG GGGTGGACGTGGATGGCCAAAACACAGCTGGACAGACAGGCCTCTTCGTTGCCGCACTGCTGGGACACACTGTGGTCGCCCGGCTCTTCCTCCGGTTCAGAGCAGATCCCAACCA CCGGTGTTATGATGGCAGCACCCCCGTCCATGCTGCCGCCTTCTCCTGCCAGCGGCTCCTCTTCGCCCAAGTCCTGGAGGCGGGAGGTGACCTGAGACTCCATGATCAGCAGGGCAGGACCCCCCAGGACTGGGCCGAACAAGCTGGGAGTGACCAGAATGCCGAG GTGCTGGCATTCATTCAGCAGTGCCGTGCCCGAATGGTGGGGCTGACTCAGCACGGGGAGCAGGGAGCCACGCAGACGCTTTCCAGCAGAGTAGGGGGCTCGCCACGCAGCCTGcgttcctccttctcctccttgtcCTCGCTGCTCTCTGCCTCCTTCTG GTTTCTGGACAGCTCTGGGACAGGTTGGAGCGGCAGGGGACCTGTGGTGGGGTTTGGCCAG CTGTGCCCCAGTGGCCCCCTGCGCCCCAGTTTTGCCTCTGTCACCCCCATCGCAGACCCGGACGAGCTGCTGCGGGCCCAGGCCGAGCCAGACCGGAGCTATGAGAATGGGCCCTACACGCTCATGAGCAA CTGCCTGTGGAAGGGACAGTTCGTCACTGTGCGAGGGCTGAAACCAGAGCCCCCCGGCAGCAGGCCCcacggccccatggacttgctGGTGGCAGAGCAACAGCACTGCAG CCGTCTGCAccacccccagctgctgctgctcctggctgtgAGCCCTTCCCTGGACTTGCGTGAGGTGCGTCTGGTGTTCGAGAGGGTGGAGATGGGCTCCCTCTACTGGGCCCTGCACCAAGAG GcaccctgcccccctgcacccccctcctgcctggctgCCTTGcgcctgctgctgcagctgtgtgaGGCGCTGCTGTTCCTGCATGGGCAGGGGTATGTGCATCGTGCTCTCACCTCTCACGCCGTCCAGCTGGTGCGCCCCGGCCTGGCCAAACTCGGCAGCCTGGAGTACATGCAGCCACG GGCTGAGACTGGGCCTCGGGACCCCGCACCACCCCCCGATCTCTATAACTGGCTGCCCCCAGAGGTGATCCGTGACCGCCCAGCCTCCACGACCTCCGACCTATACAGTTTCTGTGCCGTCACCCAGGAGATCTTCACAG GTGCCGTGCCCTGGTACGGGGCGGAGGGTGCGGCTGTGCGGCAGTGGGTGCAGGCAGGGCGGGCTCTGGCCCCTGATGCCTGTGTGCCCCCACCCTGCTATGAGGTGGTGAGGGCTGGACTGGCCTTCCGGGAGCGGGAACGCTGTGGCTCGCTGCCTGACATTCGCTACGTCCTGCGCAAGGCCCTGCAG GAGCCGGCCcggtccccagccctgccctgtgtgAGTAGCCTCCAGGCCTCGGCCTGCCTGCTCGATCAAGCCCAAGCTTCGCTGGAAACCCTGGAGCGCCGCTTTGCCTCTGGCATCCAGGCCCTGCAGGACTTCGTCAGCCTCCAGGGGGCGCTCCCGGCCCGGCCCTGCTGCGGCAGGCGTGGGGCTGGCCAAGCAGGGGCCCCACAGGCATGCTGCAGCCTGGGGGCCCTGCAAGGGTCTGGCCGGCCACCCATGGCCCCAGCAG GTGAGCTCAGCGGGGCCAGTGTGGGGCCCGAGGGTCGTCCCCTGCAGACCCTCATCGATTTCTCTGCCTGGGTACGaatgcaggagcagcagcag GctggacctgctgcaggagatcaTCGACGAGCTGAAGGGCACGGGAGATGCCAGGGCCAGGCGGCcggcgggcagggagcagagcaggtAGGGACACTGCCCCTCTCACCCAGCAAGGGgaccttccccctgccctgccaccctCCACTAACCCCAGCTCCCCCGTCTAGGGCAGCACGGCAGAAGAGGACGGCTTGGCCCCACGCAGCAGCTGAGAGTGGCACCGTGCCCCTGCACCAGgacagctggggtgcaggaggaagggggCTTGGGCCTCCCTCTAAGAGATAG